Proteins found in one Chiloscyllium plagiosum isolate BGI_BamShark_2017 chromosome 23, ASM401019v2, whole genome shotgun sequence genomic segment:
- the gcc1 gene encoding GRIP and coiled-coil domain-containing protein 1, with protein sequence MEKFGVNFGGPSKKELLDTIEAQKKQLFQYQTRLRDVVRAYKSLLKEKEALEASLKVLSVSQEVDKSLQNLGPGSTACEPGDDQSSVHSEDSVGTMNSMDAAASAKGELNEEDKGSVEHVAGGNFSPKSEEANGSESGISVGSGEQQSHSDTDKIMQLKNQLATLTNSLATVTQEKSRMEASYLTDKKKMRQELETLTQRFEEGNANYEAEINKVQEQLAEAKARIITQQHERSREQSDHASMLQELQMLLQEERALRQDVELKLEDTRDMLTTKSHAADRVDDCESQMKHLSREVDEVKCALRLAEEEKTRPDPRVKELEEEISETKTRYQAQLQLEIKKAAQAQEQLHHLSQVEEERVANLESRVSELSDLLGTYDKNKQKDKMTIYKLKERIIQLDMENKTLAIAASNRAPSDLTIDESNLDVNILRDKMEKLKRLLVLAIQKSQEPLDVEKLCEVDMAETPETSDGEKASAFYYQQELKQLKEEFERYKMRAQVVLKNKNAKDGSTTKELESLREQLAELKEKYITQRLAFDEMETKHKAEIEAKNLDISQFQATHKKEIEKLESQCHERVIKLEEEMHKHRDRALAVLAEKDRDTETLRSGFSGLPNHRTYIESRFWSDGEGPENIDHLQEDFCQDILKQTANISGSNETTFLHYAEQLARKELEVTTLRKQKHQMEAVVHELEDSLLMEKERHKEVEEVLQDEIQKHLRDKKREGANLEYVKNVTYRFLTMPDTLGRQQTLTAILTVLHFSPQEKQNVMKQQASSWWGSGKR encoded by the exons ATGGAGAAGTTTGGTGTAAACTTTGGTGGCCCCAGTAAGAAAGAACTTTTGGATACAATTGAGGCACAGAAgaagcaactgttccaataccaGACACGTCTCAGAGATGTCGTCCGTGCTTATAAAAGCCTCCTCAAAGAAAAGGAGGCATTAGAGGCCAGTTTGAAAGTCCTCTCTGTGTCACAAGAGGTCGATAAAAGTTTGCAGAACTTAGGTCCTGGAAGTACAGCCTGTGAACCAGGAGATGACCAAAGCTCAGTTCATAGTGAGGACAGTGTGGGGACAATGAATAGTATGGATGCAGCAGCTAGTGCTAAAGGAGAATTGAATGAGGAAGACAAAGGGTCAGTGGAACATGTGGCTGGAGGAAATTTCTCCCCAAAATCTGAAGAAGCTAATGGTTCAGAAAGCGGCATCAGTGTTGGGAGTGGTGAGCAGCAAAGCCACAGTGACACGGATAAAATTATGCAGTTGAAGAACCAGTTGGCAACACTGACCAATTCTTTGGCAACTGTCACACAGGAGAAATCACGCATGGAGGCCTCCTATTTaacagacaaaaagaaaatgaggCAGGAGCTAGAAACGTTGACCCAAAGGTTTGAAGAAGGAAATGCCAACTATGAAGCAGAGATTAATAAAGTCCAGGAGCAGCTCGCAGAGGCCAAAGCTCGCATTATTACCCAGCAGCATGAACGAAGTCGGGAACAGAGCGATCATGCCTCAATGCTCCAAGAACTTCAAATGTTGTTGCAGGAAGAGAGAGCTTTACGTCAAGATGTAGAACTGAAACTAGAAGACACAAGGGATATGTTGACAACAAAAAGCCACGCAGCAGACAGGGTGGATGACTGTGAGTCTCAAATGAAGCATCTGAGTCGGGAAGTAGATGAGGTGAAGTGTGCATTACGGCTTGCTGAAGAAGAGAAAACAAGACCAGACCCACGTGTAAAGGAATTGGAGGAAGAAATAAGTGAGACAAAAACTCGTTATCAGGCACAGCTTCAACTGGAAATAAAAAAG GCTGCTCAGGCACAGGAACAGCTACATCATTTGTCTCAAGTGGAGGAAGAACGGGTCGCAAATTTGGAAAGCAGAGTCTCTGAGCTTTCTGATCTCCTTGGCACTTACGACAAGAATAAACAGAAAGACAAAATGACAATTTACAAATTGAAGGAACGTATAATTCAGTTGGATATGGAAAATAAGACATTGGCTATTGCTGCTTCCAACAGAGCCCCTTCAGATCTAACAATAGATGAGTCAAATCTTGATGTTAATATTTTAAGGGACAAAATGGAAAAGCTGAAGCGACTCCTAGTATTGGCAATCCAGAAGTCACAGGAGCCTTTGGATGTAGAGAAGCTTTGTGAAGTTGATATGGCAGAAACACCTGAAACATCAGATGGTGAGAAAGCCTCCGCTTTCTATTATCAACAAGAGTTGAAACAGCTGAAGGAAGAGTTTGAACGCTACAAGATGAGGGCTCAAGTTGTCCTCAAAAACAAGAATGCCAAAGATGGCAGTACAACCAAAGAGCTGGAGAGTTTGCGCGAACAGCTGGCAGAGCTGAAGGAGAAGTATATTACCCAGCGACTGGCTTTTGATGAAATGGAAACCAAACACAAAGCTGAGATTGAAGCAAAAAATCTAGACATTAGCCAATTCCAAGCAACTcacaagaaagaaatagaaaagcTAGAGAGCCAATGTCACGAGagagttattaaactggaagaaGAAATGCACAAACACAGAGACAGAGCTCTTGCAGTCTTGgctgagaaagacagagacacTGAAACCCTACGTTCAGGCTTTAGTGGGCTCCCTAATCATAGAACCTACATTGAGAGCAGGTTTTGGTCTGATGGGGAAGGTCCTGAGAATATAGATCACCTTCAAGAAGATTTCTGTCAAGATATTCTAAAGCAGACAGCCAATATTTCAGGATCCAATGAAACCACTTTTCTTCACTATGCAGAACAGCTAGCTCGAAAGGAACTTGAGGTGACAACACTGAGAAAACAGAAACACCAAATGGAAGCTGTGGTTCATGAACTGGAGGACAGCCTTCTGATGGAGAAGGAACGACACAAAGAAGTAGAAGAAGTTCTTCAAGATGAGATACAAAAACATCTCAGGGACAAGAAACGTGAAGGAGCAAACCTAGAGTATGTAAAAAATGTAACATATAGGTTCCTAACCATGCCAGATACCCTTGGGCGCCAGCAGACATTAACAGCTATTCTCACAGTGTTGCACTTTAGTCCTCAGGAGAAGCAAAATGTGATGAAACAGCAGGCAAGCAGCTGGTGGGGTTCTGGCAAAAGATGA